The DNA region TGTTGATTGATGACTGTTATGGCGAAAGCCATCCGGGAAGTTTTCATCTTAATGAGCTGGGTTATGAAACCATGCTGGGTGTTCATGAAAGCGGCGGCCGTGCAGTACGTCATCATGTTACCGATATATGTGATGGTTGGGGGCAGGGGCATGATGGTATGAACTACATTTTGGCCTCGCGGGAAGCGATTGCCAATATGGTGGAGATTCATGCATCCGTGGTGCCTTATGACGGTGCCGTGTTGATTTCCAGCTGTGACAAATCAGTTCCGGCCCATTTGATTGCTGCCGCTCGTCTGGATATGCCATTGATTCATATTCCCGGCGGTTCTATGCGTCCGGCTCCGAATATGAGTACTTCTGATTTAGGCGGTCTGACGGCTAAGCTGAAGAAAGGTGAGATTAGTGTGAAGCAGGTGGAAGCGCATCAGCAGTGCGGCTGTCCTACTGCCGGTGCCTGTCAGTTTATGGGAACCGCCAGCACCATGCAGTGCATGTCGGAAGCCTTAGGTATGGCGTTGCCGGGTAGTGCAATCATGCCTTCCACTATGTCAGAGATCCGCCGGGTTGCTCGTGCGGCAGGACATCAGGCGATGTATCTGGCGGAAAAGAACATCACCTCAGCAAAAATATTAACGCCAGCGGCGTTTGAGAACGCGATTAAAGTACACGCGGCTATTGGCGGTAGTACCAATGCGCTGATTCATTTACCAGCCATTGCTCATGAGTTGGCTGGGAACTTAAGCCGGAAATTTTTGACCGCATCAACCATGACATTCCTTATCTCACCAACATTCAACCAAGTGGCGAGTACGTCACTGAGTTGTTCTGGTTTGCCGGTGGTGTACCAATGATTCAATGGTTACTGCGCGACAAACTGGATCTGGACGTCATGACGGTAACGGGACGTTCACTGGGAGATAACCTGGATATGCTACAGCAATCAGGATTCTTCGAACGTAATCAAGGCTATCTGGCTAACCATAAAGTGAAACCAGAAGAAGTGATTAGAAAGCCGGAGTCAGCCACCAAGAAGGGTTCCATCGCCATTCTTAAAGGCAATATTGCGCCAGATGGTGCAGTTATCAAATATGCCGCCTGTCGTGCCGATATGCATCAGCACGTGGGCCCGGCCAAAGTGTTCAACTCAGAGGAAGATGCACAGCAGGCAATCATTCATAACCGGGTGAATCCGGGGGATGTGCTGTTTATTCGCTACGAAGGACCGAAAGGTTCTGGCGCACCGGAAATGCTGATGACTACTGATGCCATTGTATATGACAACCGCCTGGATGGGCGAGTGGCACTGATTACCGATGGTCGTTTCTCCGGAGCTACCAGCGGTCCGTGTGTGGGACATGTTTCACCTGAAGCGGCTGACGGTGGGCCAATTGCGCTGGTGGAAGATGGCGATTTAATCGAAATGGATGTGCCGGCCCGTAAGCTGAATATCGTTGGTATTAATGGTGAACATAAAACCCCAGAGCAGATTGAAGTCGTTATGGCGGAACGTCAGGCTAAGTGGGTACGTCCGGACTATTCCCACCGTAAGGGTGTGTATAAGCAGTTCACCCAGCGTGCGGCTTCGTTAATGGCTGGTGCTTATACCAGTTAAGCCTCTACCAAAGTGGCTGGGTAAGTAAGGCTTCCGTCACTGTAAAAGGTGATGGAAGCAAAGTAATAGAGATGTAATTCATTAGCGATAAGACAGGATAATACAATGACTGACCTGAATAAGTTTAGAGGCGTTTTTCCTCCGGTGCCGACGATTTTTCATGCGGATGGACGACTGGACACCGTGGGAATGGGTGCGCTGATTGATAAATTAGTCAATGATGGCGTAGATGGCATGCTGATCCTTGGCAGCGGCGGTGAGTTTTGCCATATGCCAAAAGCACAGCGTTTTGAAGTGGCTGAGTTTGCGGTAAAACATATTGCCGGTCGGGTACCTGTATTATTGGGCATTAGTAGTCCGAGTACTCAGGAAGTGATTGAGTTTGGTCTGCATGCGGATAAGTTAGGCGTGGATGCAGTACTGGTACTAAACCCTTACTATGCATTACTTAACGATGAGTATATGTATAACCATTTCCGTACTGTAGCAGAGAGCATTCGTTCCCCGGTTATTCTGTATAACTTCCCTGCGTTAACCGGTCAGGATATCAGCGTGAATTTAATTGCCCGTCTGGTAAAAGAGGTGAGTAATATTATCGGTATTAAGGATACCGTGGATAATATTAGTCATGTACGTGAGGTGATTAATCAGGTGCGTCCGATTCGTCCGAACTTTGTGGTGTTCTCTGGCTACGATGAATATATGATGGATACCCTGATTATGGGCGGTAATGGCGCGATTCCGGCAACCTCTAACTTTGCCGCTCAGATTACTTGTGGAATCTATCGGGCGTTTAAAGCGAAAGATTATGAAACCATGTTTGAGCTACAGCGTCAGCTATCACGATTATCAACGGTATACAGCTTAGAAACGCCGTTCTTTGGCGTGATTAAACAAGCAATTAAACTTTGCGGATTGAATATTTCCACCGACGTTTTAGCACCAGTGCAAAAATTATCGGAAGAGAAAAAGCAGCAACTGATCAAGGTGTTAACTTTTTCCGGAGTAGCACATCAGGATCGCTAGTTCTTCTCTGTAGTAAAAACTGTTATTGAGAAAGCAATCAGACTTTCGCTTACCGGCGAAGGTCTGATGTTTTTTTGGAAAGCGTTATTGGGGAGCGTTATTCAGGTTATTTTAGCTGTTGAGCCAGCTGCTGTCCGGCTTCCATCACCAAAGATGCCAGGTACTCTCGCTTATCGTCCGGGATTTGGAAGGCTACGCCGGAGGTACTGATAGCGGCAATGGCTTTGCCTTGAGAGTTGAGCACCGGAACGGCAATACAGCGAACGCCCTGACTATCCTCTTCATTATCATAGGCCCACCCACGCACACGAATTTCTGCCAGTTCAGCTTTCAGCACATTAATGTCGGTAATGGTGGTATCAGTGATACGGGTGAGAATTTTATCTTCAGGCAAAAGAGCATCTACTTCTTCATCGCTTAAATGAGCCATCAGCGCTTTACCCAGGCCAGAGCTATACAGCGACAAACGTTTACCTTCCCAACTGCGGATAATAATTGCCTGTGGGCTTTCCAGTTTAGTCAGATAGATAGGTGATGATCCTTGCAACACCCCTAAATGGCAGGTCAAATTAGTTTTATCACGCAACGCAGTCAGCACCGGTAACGCGATTTTTTTGATGTCATATTGCTCAACGGCCTTATTACCAAGCTCATACAATCGCAGGCCAAGATAGTATTTATCATTGTCCTGACGCAACAGACCGTGGGCTACCATGCCGTTGAGTAAAGAAGATGTACTGCTTTTTGCAATGCCAACTCCCTGATAAATTTGGCTAAAGGTGGCACCATTTTTATCAGATAAAAAGTCACAAATACGAACAACTTTATCCAGCGCAGGAATTTGTGTAGTGATTGTTTTCATCGCGGCACTTATACAATAGGCATTGTTTAAAGGAGCTGAACAGAATTCAGAGTAGCCTATAGTATAACCAGTATATGGAATTAAATAAAACAGACATGAGAATCAAAGGGATATGACTACTGTTTCCCATGTCTGTTTTATGGTTAACCGATCAGTGGTGCAATGCACTATAACCATGTATCCCCATATAAATACCAACCGCGAAAATTAACATACCGGATAGATAAGGTGCTCTTCGCGCAATGCTGTTAAAACCACTCCAACGCTTAGCGGCCTGATGAATACTGATGGCAGCACCGACACCAACGCTAACCAGAGTAAGTGCCAGCCCGATGCTAAAGCAAACAACCAGCGTTGCACCCAGCGTTAGTGCTTTTAACTGGATACAAATTAGTAAAACAGTAATTGCGGCAGGACAGGGAATTAATCCTCCGGTCAGACCAAAAAGTAAAATCTGAAAGTTGGTCACTTTAGCGGTAATAAAACGACGTTTAATATCATTGGCGTGGGCCAGCGCATGGGCATCCTGATACTCTTGTGAGCTGTCATCTAAACCATCTGGTGTTGAGTGATGGTGGTCATGTTCATGAAATTCAAGCGAATATTCCTGCGTGTCATTATCGGGAGAGTAGGTTAGGCGTACCTGAAAGTCATGTGGCTCAGGTATGGGAAGGGTAGAT from Limnobaculum xujianqingii includes:
- a CDS encoding dihydrodipicolinate synthase family protein, whose translation is MTDLNKFRGVFPPVPTIFHADGRLDTVGMGALIDKLVNDGVDGMLILGSGGEFCHMPKAQRFEVAEFAVKHIAGRVPVLLGISSPSTQEVIEFGLHADKLGVDAVLVLNPYYALLNDEYMYNHFRTVAESIRSPVILYNFPALTGQDISVNLIARLVKEVSNIIGIKDTVDNISHVREVINQVRPIRPNFVVFSGYDEYMMDTLIMGGNGAIPATSNFAAQITCGIYRAFKAKDYETMFELQRQLSRLSTVYSLETPFFGVIKQAIKLCGLNISTDVLAPVQKLSEEKKQQLIKVLTFSGVAHQDR
- a CDS encoding IclR family transcriptional regulator, which translates into the protein MKTITTQIPALDKVVRICDFLSDKNGATFSQIYQGVGIAKSSTSSLLNGMVAHGLLRQDNDKYYLGLRLYELGNKAVEQYDIKKIALPVLTALRDKTNLTCHLGVLQGSSPIYLTKLESPQAIIIRSWEGKRLSLYSSGLGKALMAHLSDEEVDALLPEDKILTRITDTTITDINVLKAELAEIRVRGWAYDNEEDSQGVRCIAVPVLNSQGKAIAAISTSGVAFQIPDDKREYLASLVMEAGQQLAQQLK